The following are from one region of the Streptomyces changanensis genome:
- a CDS encoding ATP-dependent Clp protease ATP-binding subunit: MSNGFLGPEGFGPDPFSEFLGRLFGGTPASSAARRGPRYIDIARMMSEPARRMVDDAASYAAEHGSADLETEHLLRAALETEPTRDLVVRAGADPDELAAEIDRTAGEGPPQSRIAVTPAVKRALLDAHDLARHIGASYIGPEHVLAALAANPDSAAGRILRAARFDPGSVPGPPSRSPSPSGGPSGGWENTAADQRPAPQRGTPTLDKYGRDLTDIARAGRIDPVIGREQEIEQTVEVLSRRGKNNPVLIGDAGVGKTAVVEGLAQRIADDDVPDSLRGRRVVALDMTSVVAGTRYRGDFEERMTAIIEEVRTHSGELVLFIDELHTAVGAGGGGGGGEGGSMDAGNILKPALARGELHVIGATTLEEYRRYVEKDAALARRFQPILVPEPSPQDAVEILRGLRDRYEAHHQVRYTDDALDAAVELSDRYLTERFLPDKAIDLIDQAGARVRLRSRSQDTDVRALEREVERLTRDKDQAVAAEQYERATELRDRLQELQARVKAGRDAPVMRDDRVLEVTAEDVAQVVSRQTGIPVSRLTQEEKDRLLGLEEHLRERVIGQDEAVTAVSEAVLRSRAGLADPRRPIGSFLFLGPTGVGKTELARALADALFGSDERMVRLDMSEFQERHTVSRLVGAPPGYVGHEEAGQLTEAVRRHPYSLLLLDEVEKAHPDVFNILLQVLDDGRLTDAQGRTVDFKNTVIVMTSNLGSEAIGSGRGVLGFGTDASSDGGVDRDRVLRPLREHFRPEFLNRIDEIVVFRRLAEGQLRQITDLLLEETRRRLRAQHVTVDFAPEAVDWLARRGYEPEYGARPLRRTIQREVDNELSRLLLDGRLSAGGRVAVDVADGRLDFRAEPAAGATPTGPADGAGGSGGNGVSPAP, translated from the coding sequence ATGAGCAACGGTTTCCTCGGACCCGAGGGCTTCGGCCCGGACCCGTTCAGCGAGTTCCTCGGCCGCCTGTTCGGGGGCACCCCCGCCTCGTCGGCGGCGCGCCGCGGCCCCCGGTACATCGACATCGCCCGGATGATGAGCGAACCGGCCCGCCGCATGGTGGACGACGCGGCGTCCTACGCGGCCGAGCACGGCAGCGCGGACCTGGAGACGGAGCACCTGCTGCGGGCTGCGCTGGAGACCGAGCCGACACGCGACCTGGTCGTCCGGGCCGGCGCCGACCCGGACGAGCTCGCGGCGGAGATCGACCGCACCGCCGGGGAGGGGCCGCCGCAGTCCCGGATCGCCGTCACGCCCGCCGTCAAGCGCGCCCTGCTGGACGCCCACGACCTGGCGCGGCACATCGGCGCCTCCTACATAGGGCCCGAGCACGTGCTCGCGGCGCTGGCCGCCAACCCCGACTCGGCCGCCGGCCGCATCCTGCGGGCCGCCCGCTTCGACCCGGGGTCGGTCCCGGGCCCGCCGTCGCGCTCCCCCTCCCCGTCCGGCGGCCCGTCCGGCGGATGGGAGAACACCGCCGCCGACCAGCGCCCCGCTCCGCAGCGGGGGACGCCGACCCTCGACAAGTACGGGCGCGACCTCACCGACATCGCCCGGGCCGGCCGCATCGACCCGGTCATCGGCCGCGAACAGGAGATCGAGCAGACCGTCGAGGTGCTCTCCCGGCGCGGCAAGAACAACCCCGTCCTCATCGGTGACGCGGGCGTCGGCAAGACCGCCGTCGTCGAGGGGCTCGCCCAGCGCATCGCCGACGACGACGTCCCCGACTCGCTGCGCGGCCGCCGCGTCGTCGCCCTCGACATGACGAGCGTCGTCGCCGGCACCCGCTACCGCGGCGACTTCGAGGAGCGCATGACGGCGATCATCGAGGAGGTCCGCACGCACTCCGGCGAACTCGTCCTCTTCATCGACGAACTGCACACCGCCGTCGGGGCAGGCGGCGGGGGCGGGGGCGGTGAGGGCGGCTCCATGGACGCCGGCAACATCCTCAAGCCCGCGCTGGCCCGCGGCGAGCTGCACGTCATCGGCGCGACCACGTTGGAGGAGTACCGCCGGTACGTCGAGAAGGACGCGGCGCTCGCCCGGCGCTTCCAGCCCATCCTCGTCCCCGAGCCGAGCCCACAGGACGCGGTGGAGATCCTGCGCGGGCTGCGCGACCGGTACGAGGCGCACCACCAGGTCCGCTACACCGACGACGCCCTCGACGCCGCGGTCGAGCTGTCGGACCGCTACCTCACCGAGCGCTTCCTGCCCGACAAGGCGATCGACCTGATCGACCAGGCGGGCGCCCGCGTGCGGCTGCGTTCGCGCAGCCAGGACACGGACGTGCGCGCCCTGGAGCGGGAGGTCGAGCGGCTGACCCGGGACAAGGACCAGGCCGTCGCCGCCGAGCAGTACGAGCGGGCGACGGAGCTGCGCGACCGCCTCCAGGAGCTCCAGGCCCGCGTCAAGGCGGGCCGCGACGCGCCGGTCATGCGCGACGACCGTGTGCTGGAGGTCACCGCCGAGGACGTCGCGCAGGTCGTCAGCCGCCAGACGGGCATCCCGGTCAGCCGGCTCACGCAGGAGGAGAAGGACCGGCTGCTCGGCCTGGAGGAGCACCTGCGGGAGCGGGTCATCGGCCAGGACGAGGCGGTGACCGCGGTCTCCGAGGCCGTCCTGCGCTCCCGGGCGGGCCTCGCCGACCCGCGCCGGCCGATCGGCAGCTTCCTCTTCCTCGGGCCGACCGGCGTCGGCAAGACCGAGCTGGCCCGCGCCCTCGCGGACGCCCTGTTCGGCAGCGACGAGCGCATGGTGCGGCTGGACATGAGCGAGTTCCAGGAGCGGCACACCGTCAGCCGGCTGGTGGGCGCCCCGCCCGGGTACGTCGGCCACGAGGAGGCCGGGCAGCTCACCGAGGCGGTGCGCCGCCACCCGTACTCCCTGCTCCTCCTCGACGAGGTGGAGAAGGCCCACCCCGACGTCTTCAACATCCTGCTCCAGGTCCTCGACGACGGCCGGCTGACCGACGCGCAGGGCCGGACGGTCGACTTCAAGAACACCGTCATCGTCATGACGAGCAACCTCGGCTCGGAGGCGATCGGCTCGGGCCGCGGCGTCCTCGGGTTCGGCACGGACGCGTCGTCCGACGGCGGCGTGGACCGCGACCGGGTGCTACGGCCGCTGCGTGAGCACTTCCGCCCCGAGTTCCTCAACCGCATCGACGAGATCGTCGTCTTCCGTCGCCTCGCGGAGGGGCAGCTGCGGCAGATCACGGACCTGCTGCTGGAGGAGACCCGCCGCCGGCTGCGGGCCCAGCACGTGACGGTCGACTTCGCCCCGGAGGCCGTCGACTGGCTGGCCCGGCGGGGCTACGAGCCGGAGTACGGCGCCCGGCCGCTGCGCCGCACGATCCAGCGCGAGGTGGACAACGAGCTGTCGCGGCTGCTGCTCGACGGGCGGCTTTCGGCCGGCGGCCGGGTCGCCGTGGACGTCGCGGACGGGCGGCTGGACTTCCGCGCCGAGCCCGCCGCCGGCGCCACGCCCACCGGACCAGCGGACGGAGCCGGGGGCAGTGGCGGGAACGGGGTCAGCCCAGCTCCTTGA
- a CDS encoding GNAT family N-acetyltransferase has translation MDTAAPLQDAPETFRDAVEADVPALVALVESAYRGDASRAGWTTEADILDGQRTDPEGVRQVIAAPGSRLVLTERGGELVACCQLEHRGDTAYFGMFAVRPGLQGGGLGRRVLGEAERLAREEWGAREMHMTVISVREELIAWYERRGYRRTGRTTPFPYGDERFGVPRRPDLCFELLVKELG, from the coding sequence ATGGACACCGCCGCACCGCTCCAGGACGCACCGGAGACCTTCCGCGACGCCGTCGAGGCGGACGTCCCCGCGCTCGTCGCCCTCGTCGAGTCCGCCTACCGCGGCGACGCCAGCCGCGCCGGCTGGACCACGGAGGCCGACATCCTGGACGGACAGCGCACCGACCCCGAGGGCGTGCGCCAGGTCATCGCGGCACCCGGGTCGCGGCTCGTGCTCACCGAGCGCGGCGGCGAGCTCGTCGCCTGCTGCCAGCTGGAACACCGCGGGGACACCGCGTACTTCGGCATGTTCGCCGTCCGGCCCGGCCTCCAGGGCGGCGGGCTCGGCCGGCGCGTCCTCGGCGAGGCCGAGCGGCTGGCCCGCGAGGAGTGGGGCGCGCGCGAGATGCACATGACGGTGATCTCGGTGCGTGAGGAGCTCATCGCCTGGTACGAGCGGCGCGGCTACCGCCGTACGGGCCGGACGACCCCGTTCCCGTACGGCGACGAGCGCTTCGGCGTGCCGCGCCGCCCCGACCTCTGCTTCGAGCTGCTGGTCAAGGAGCTGGGCTGA
- a CDS encoding M56 family metallopeptidase, protein MWVSLALLALGVLIAVVAPRLLARADWPEREPIVALWVWQCAVAAVLLSFALSMTFSAAAAWQAVRGRVFAPVPAAVVEAYALGALGPWAGTLAVLLACGGLWTGAMLTREVRGAWTRRRRQRAELLVRAPLLPGEETGTGPLVLLEGDRPGAWWLPGARPQLLITTAALRRLKGRQLDAVLAHEQGHARARHDWLLHCAAALAEGFPRVPVFAAFRAEMHRLVELAADDSASKRFGRLTIALALVGLNEDRGVFGPCPTPHHTHVPQRVNRLLTAAPRLTPGRRLRLTAAAALVPAAPLLVALAPGLSALT, encoded by the coding sequence ATGTGGGTCTCCCTCGCGTTGCTCGCGCTCGGTGTCCTGATCGCCGTCGTGGCCCCGCGCCTGCTCGCGCGGGCCGACTGGCCCGAGCGGGAACCGATCGTGGCGCTGTGGGTGTGGCAGTGCGCGGTGGCGGCGGTGCTGTTGAGCTTCGCGCTGTCGATGACGTTCAGCGCGGCCGCCGCGTGGCAGGCGGTGCGGGGCCGGGTGTTCGCCCCGGTGCCGGCGGCGGTGGTGGAGGCGTACGCGCTGGGAGCGCTCGGCCCCTGGGCGGGCACACTCGCGGTGCTGCTGGCGTGCGGCGGGCTGTGGACCGGTGCGATGCTGACCCGCGAGGTGCGCGGCGCGTGGACGCGCCGGCGGCGGCAGCGCGCGGAACTCCTCGTGCGGGCGCCGCTGCTGCCCGGCGAGGAGACGGGCACGGGGCCGCTGGTCCTGCTGGAGGGCGACCGGCCGGGCGCCTGGTGGCTGCCGGGCGCGCGACCCCAACTGCTGATCACGACGGCGGCGTTGCGGCGACTGAAGGGCCGTCAGCTGGACGCGGTGCTCGCCCACGAGCAGGGGCACGCCCGCGCGCGCCACGACTGGCTGCTGCACTGCGCCGCCGCGCTGGCCGAGGGATTCCCGCGCGTCCCGGTGTTCGCGGCGTTCCGGGCGGAGATGCACCGGCTGGTGGAGCTGGCCGCCGACGATTCGGCGTCGAAGCGGTTCGGCCGGCTGACGATCGCGCTGGCCCTGGTCGGGCTCAACGAGGACCGGGGCGTCTTCGGCCCCTGTCCGACGCCTCACCACACGCACGTGCCGCAGCGGGTGAACCGGCTGCTGACCGCCGCGCCGCGGCTCACCCCCGGGCGGCGGCTGCGGCTGACGGCGGCGGCCGCGCTGGTACCCGCGGCGCCCCTGCTGGTGGCGCTGGCGCCGGGGCTGAGCGCGCTCACCTGA
- a CDS encoding phosphatase PAP2 family protein translates to MRPSTNAPSTVRPPLLHAVAAGSGVAAVVALVLVAVAWEPLMAVDRAVAEGLHADAVRSPLTVRLARVLTDWVWDPWTLRLLLFAVVAALWRRGERGVARWLLLVCGAAALVQQVLKALVGRERPRWPDPVDSAEFAAFPSGHAMTAAVVWGLLWWVAARAAGAVTVRAVVVVGAVSTVGVGLTRVYLGVHWFSDVLGGWFLGGCLAAVAVGLYERRGPVLRRLDAP, encoded by the coding sequence ATGCGTCCCTCCACGAACGCCCCGTCGACCGTCCGTCCACCGCTGCTCCACGCCGTCGCGGCGGGGTCCGGGGTGGCCGCGGTGGTGGCGCTGGTCCTGGTGGCGGTCGCCTGGGAGCCGCTGATGGCCGTCGACCGGGCGGTCGCCGAGGGGCTGCACGCCGACGCGGTGCGCAGCCCGCTGACCGTACGGCTGGCGCGCGTCCTGACGGACTGGGTGTGGGACCCGTGGACGCTGCGGCTCCTGCTCTTCGCGGTGGTGGCCGCGCTGTGGCGGCGCGGTGAGCGGGGGGTCGCCCGGTGGCTGCTGTTGGTGTGCGGCGCGGCCGCGCTGGTGCAGCAGGTGCTGAAGGCGCTGGTGGGCCGGGAGCGGCCGCGGTGGCCGGACCCGGTGGACTCGGCGGAGTTCGCGGCGTTCCCGTCCGGGCACGCCATGACGGCGGCCGTCGTGTGGGGGCTCCTGTGGTGGGTGGCGGCCCGGGCGGCCGGCGCCGTGACGGTGCGGGCGGTGGTGGTGGTCGGGGCGGTGTCGACCGTCGGCGTCGGCCTGACCCGGGTGTACCTGGGCGTGCACTGGTTCTCGGACGTGCTCGGCGGCTGGTTCCTGGGCGGCTGCCTGGCGGCCGTGGCGGTGGGGTTGTACGAACGGCGCGGTCCGGTCCTCAGAAGGCTGGACGCGCCCTGA
- a CDS encoding TetR/AcrR family transcriptional regulator, which yields MSPRSASVNEELRRRSRERLLQATVELVAERGYEATTLADIADRAGSARGLVSYYFPGKRQLLQSAVHRLMHRTLAAALEREPATEDGRERLARAIDAVLGLAVEQPLLMRTHMAGILQAEGFVRCPEQQRLAALLRDTVRRYGSDDVDADYPMLRALLMGAVFAVLLPGAPMPLARLRAELFQRYDLDWELGRPPAGGRP from the coding sequence ATGTCCCCGCGGAGCGCATCGGTCAACGAAGAGCTCAGGCGGCGCTCCCGGGAGCGGCTCCTCCAGGCGACGGTCGAACTCGTGGCCGAGCGCGGGTACGAGGCGACGACGCTCGCGGACATCGCCGACCGGGCCGGTTCGGCGCGCGGCCTGGTGTCGTACTACTTCCCCGGCAAGCGCCAGCTGCTGCAGTCGGCGGTGCACCGGCTGATGCACCGCACCCTCGCGGCGGCCCTGGAGCGTGAGCCGGCCACCGAGGACGGCCGCGAGCGGCTCGCCCGGGCCATCGACGCCGTCCTCGGCCTCGCGGTGGAGCAGCCGCTGCTGATGCGCACGCACATGGCGGGCATCCTCCAGGCGGAGGGGTTCGTGCGATGCCCGGAGCAGCAGCGCCTCGCGGCCCTGCTGCGGGACACCGTGCGGCGGTACGGCTCCGATGACGTGGACGCCGACTACCCGATGCTGCGGGCGCTGCTGATGGGCGCGGTCTTCGCCGTCCTGCTGCCGGGTGCCCCGATGCCGCTCGCGCGGCTGCGCGCGGAGCTGTTCCAGCGGTACGACCTGGACTGGGAACTCGGCCGGCCACCGGCCGGCGGCCGGCCGTAG
- a CDS encoding FAD-dependent oxidoreductase, whose protein sequence is MLRVAVIGSGPSGVYTAQSLVDQTSVPGVRVHVLDRLPCPYGLVRYGVAPDHEKIKSLQGSLRAVLEHERIGFLGNVPVGPGGVAPPRLLELYHAVVYCVGAARDRRLGIPGEDLAGSCSATDFVSWYSAHPDAAAFDFPLDGPSAVVIGVGNVAVDVARILARGPDELRPTDVPRGVLEALAGSGVREVHVVGRRGPSQARFTTKELRELGALPSARIDVEPADLALDPAYADPSGLPAVNRRNVEVVRAWAAAPAGPPGAVRSVRLRFFLRPVEILGEAGRVAAVRFERTVPDGAGGVRGTGAYEDVAARLVLRAVGYRGAPPDGLPFDPARGTVPHAAGRVLRDGVPSAGEYVAGWIKRGPSGVIGTNRPCAKETAASLLADAPLLARRAVADDPVGALRAWGLRPVEWPGWLSIEEAEAALGRALGRGSVKIADWPGLLAAADAHR, encoded by the coding sequence GTGCTGCGTGTCGCCGTGATCGGTTCGGGACCCAGTGGGGTGTACACCGCCCAGTCGCTGGTCGACCAGACGTCGGTGCCGGGTGTGCGCGTGCACGTGCTGGACCGGTTGCCCTGCCCGTACGGGCTGGTGCGCTATGGCGTCGCCCCCGACCACGAGAAGATCAAGTCCCTCCAGGGCAGCCTGCGCGCGGTGCTGGAGCACGAGCGGATCGGTTTCCTCGGCAACGTCCCGGTCGGGCCGGGAGGCGTCGCCCCGCCCCGGCTGCTGGAGCTGTACCACGCCGTCGTCTACTGCGTGGGCGCGGCGCGGGACCGGCGGCTCGGCATCCCGGGCGAGGACCTCGCGGGCAGCTGCTCGGCCACCGACTTCGTCTCCTGGTACAGCGCCCATCCGGACGCCGCGGCGTTCGACTTCCCGTTGGACGGGCCGTCGGCGGTGGTGATCGGCGTCGGCAACGTCGCCGTCGACGTGGCGCGGATCCTCGCGCGAGGGCCGGACGAGCTGCGCCCCACCGACGTGCCGCGGGGCGTGCTGGAGGCGCTGGCGGGGAGCGGCGTGCGCGAGGTGCACGTGGTGGGGCGGCGCGGGCCGTCGCAGGCCCGGTTCACCACGAAGGAGCTGCGGGAGCTGGGGGCGCTGCCCTCGGCGCGGATCGACGTGGAGCCCGCGGACCTGGCGCTCGACCCGGCGTACGCCGACCCGTCGGGGCTGCCGGCGGTGAACCGGCGCAACGTCGAGGTCGTCCGCGCGTGGGCGGCGGCGCCGGCGGGCCCGCCCGGCGCGGTCCGCTCCGTGCGGCTGCGGTTCTTCCTGCGCCCGGTGGAGATCCTCGGCGAGGCCGGCCGGGTCGCCGCGGTCCGCTTCGAGCGCACGGTGCCGGACGGGGCGGGCGGCGTGCGGGGCACGGGGGCGTACGAGGACGTCGCGGCGCGGCTGGTGCTCCGCGCCGTCGGGTACCGGGGCGCGCCGCCGGACGGACTGCCGTTCGATCCGGCGCGCGGCACGGTCCCGCACGCGGCGGGGCGGGTGCTGCGGGACGGGGTGCCGTCGGCGGGCGAGTACGTGGCCGGGTGGATCAAGCGCGGGCCGAGCGGCGTGATCGGGACGAACCGGCCGTGCGCCAAGGAGACGGCCGCGTCACTGCTGGCCGACGCCCCGCTGCTGGCGCGGCGGGCGGTGGCCGACGACCCGGTGGGCGCGCTGCGGGCGTGGGGGCTGCGGCCCGTCGAGTGGCCGGGCTGGCTGTCCATCGAGGAGGCCGAGGCGGCGCTGGGCCGCGCCCTGGGCCGGGGTTCCGTGAAGATCGCGGACTGGCCGGGGCTGCTCGCCGCGGCGGACGCGCACCGCTGA
- a CDS encoding WD40/YVTN/BNR-like repeat-containing protein, with protein sequence MTDVLLTVGTRKGLFTARRRGGAWEFEGPVFPAQAVYAIGIDLRRSTPRLLVGADSTHWGPSVFHSDDLGATWTEPARPPVRFPQDTGASLERVWQLHPGGPAAPGVVYAGTEPAALFRSEDEGETFELVRPLWEHPTRSRWQPGGGGEAVHTVVTDPRDPDAVTVAVSAAGVFRTVDGGGSWSPSNTGVSAVFLPDPHPAFGQCVHKIAQDAGDPDRLYLQNHWGVYRSDDSGVSWTDIGEGLPSDFGFAAVAHPRHADTAYVFPITADVDRVPAGRRCRVYRTRDAGGSWEALSRGLPQGDHHGTVLRDAMCVDGADPAGVYFGNRNGEVYASADDGDSWRLLASHLPDVLCVRAAVVG encoded by the coding sequence ATGACCGACGTACTGCTGACCGTGGGTACCCGCAAGGGGCTGTTCACCGCCCGCCGCCGCGGCGGCGCCTGGGAGTTCGAGGGGCCCGTCTTCCCCGCCCAGGCCGTCTACGCGATCGGCATCGACCTGCGACGGTCGACTCCCCGGCTGCTGGTGGGCGCGGACAGCACCCACTGGGGTCCGTCCGTCTTCCACTCCGACGACCTCGGCGCCACCTGGACGGAGCCGGCGCGGCCCCCGGTGCGCTTCCCGCAGGACACGGGGGCGTCGCTGGAGCGGGTCTGGCAGCTGCACCCGGGCGGGCCCGCGGCGCCCGGCGTGGTGTACGCGGGGACGGAGCCGGCCGCGCTGTTCCGATCGGAGGACGAGGGCGAGACGTTCGAGCTGGTACGGCCGCTGTGGGAGCACCCGACGCGGTCGCGGTGGCAGCCCGGTGGCGGCGGGGAGGCCGTGCACACGGTCGTCACCGACCCGCGCGACCCGGACGCCGTGACGGTCGCGGTGTCGGCCGCCGGGGTGTTCCGCACGGTGGACGGCGGCGGCTCGTGGTCCCCGTCGAACACCGGGGTGTCGGCGGTGTTCCTGCCGGACCCGCACCCCGCGTTCGGTCAGTGCGTGCACAAGATCGCACAGGACGCGGGCGACCCCGACCGGCTGTACCTCCAGAACCACTGGGGCGTCTACCGCAGCGACGACTCGGGCGTCTCGTGGACGGACATCGGTGAGGGGCTCCCTTCCGACTTCGGGTTCGCCGCGGTGGCCCACCCCCGTCACGCCGACACCGCGTACGTCTTCCCGATCACCGCGGACGTCGACCGCGTACCGGCCGGCCGCCGCTGCCGCGTCTACCGCACGCGGGACGCCGGCGGCAGCTGGGAGGCCCTGTCGCGGGGCCTGCCGCAGGGCGACCACCACGGGACGGTGCTGCGGGACGCGATGTGCGTGGACGGGGCCGACCCGGCGGGCGTCTACTTCGGCAACCGCAACGGCGAGGTGTACGCGAGCGCCGACGACGGCGACAGCTGGCGGCTGCTGGCCTCCCACCTCCCCGACGTGCTGTGCGTGCGCGCGGCGGTCGTCGGGTGA
- a CDS encoding uracil-DNA glycosylase — protein MAARPLREIVEPGWAEALAPVAERVAAMGDFLRAEIAAGRTYLPAGPHVLRAFQQPFDEVRVLIVGQDPYPTPGHAVGLSFSVAPEVRPLPGSLENIFRELHHDLGVQRPSNGDLTPWTRQGVLLLNRALTTAPRKPAAHRGKGWEEVTEQAIKALVARGKPLVSVLWGRDARNLRPLLGDLPAIESAHPSPMSADRGFFGSRPFSRVNELLLRQGAQAVDWRLP, from the coding sequence GTGGCAGCACGACCGTTGAGAGAGATCGTCGAACCGGGCTGGGCCGAAGCCCTCGCGCCGGTGGCCGAACGCGTCGCGGCGATGGGGGACTTCCTCCGCGCCGAGATCGCCGCGGGACGCACCTACCTACCGGCCGGACCGCACGTCCTGCGCGCTTTCCAGCAGCCGTTCGACGAGGTGAGAGTCCTGATCGTCGGCCAGGACCCGTACCCCACACCGGGGCACGCGGTGGGCCTGAGCTTCTCGGTGGCCCCGGAGGTCCGGCCGCTGCCGGGCAGTCTGGAGAACATCTTCCGGGAGCTCCACCACGACCTCGGGGTGCAGCGGCCCTCCAACGGCGACCTGACGCCGTGGACGCGGCAGGGCGTCCTGCTGCTCAACAGGGCGCTGACGACGGCTCCGCGCAAGCCCGCCGCCCACCGCGGCAAGGGGTGGGAGGAGGTCACCGAGCAGGCCATCAAGGCGCTCGTCGCACGCGGCAAGCCGCTCGTGTCGGTGCTGTGGGGCCGTGACGCGCGCAATCTCCGGCCGCTCCTCGGCGACCTCCCGGCGATCGAGTCGGCGCACCCCTCCCCCATGTCGGCGGACCGCGGCTTCTTCGGCTCGCGCCCCTTCAGCCGGGTGAACGAACTGCTGCTGCGTCAGGGGGCCCAGGCGGTCGACTGGCGCCTGCCGTGA
- a CDS encoding N-acetylglucosamine kinase: MTRPRRWVLGVDSGGSGLRIALGSVRDGEANGATGGGHGGGGGHGGGGRQDGGSGAPGCRVRTVAVHEIGEPLPTGPGGIDAGQLLERLVPTARRLLAEAGAADTGAAGAAEDGRAAARPVAVAVGAAGMAGLGDRLRAELPGALRETLGVGRLALASDAVTAYAGALGHGPGTVVAAGTGLVALGTDLVRWRRADGWGHLLGDCGSGAWIGRAGLEAALRAHDGRRGGSAALLARAEAVFGPVAGLPGALYPRPDRAAVLASFAPHVARCAAETGDPVAAGVMALAARHVAEAAAAVHPREGGGAVALTGGLCHLGDPLLVPVRAELARQLPGTRTVPAAGDPLSGALALAGWLAEGAVPLPREPGLLDTYGE, translated from the coding sequence GTGACCCGTCCCCGCCGGTGGGTACTGGGCGTCGACTCGGGCGGATCGGGGCTGCGGATCGCCCTCGGTTCCGTCCGGGACGGCGAGGCGAACGGCGCCACCGGGGGCGGGCACGGAGGCGGGGGCGGGCACGGAGGCGGGGGCAGGCAGGACGGCGGGTCCGGGGCGCCGGGCTGCCGGGTGCGGACGGTCGCCGTCCACGAGATCGGCGAGCCGCTGCCCACCGGGCCCGGCGGCATCGACGCGGGGCAGCTGCTGGAGCGTCTGGTACCCACGGCACGGCGGCTCCTCGCCGAGGCCGGCGCGGCGGACACGGGCGCGGCGGGCGCTGCCGAGGACGGGCGGGCCGCGGCCCGGCCGGTGGCGGTCGCGGTCGGCGCCGCGGGCATGGCGGGGCTCGGCGACCGGCTCCGCGCCGAACTGCCCGGCGCCCTGCGCGAGACCCTCGGCGTCGGGCGCCTGGCGCTGGCCTCCGACGCGGTCACGGCCTACGCGGGCGCGCTCGGGCACGGGCCCGGAACGGTCGTCGCGGCGGGCACCGGGCTCGTCGCGCTCGGCACGGACCTGGTGCGCTGGCGCCGCGCCGACGGCTGGGGCCACCTCCTGGGCGACTGCGGCAGCGGCGCCTGGATCGGCCGGGCCGGCCTGGAGGCGGCCCTGCGCGCCCACGACGGGCGGCGCGGCGGCTCGGCCGCCCTGCTGGCCCGCGCCGAGGCCGTCTTCGGGCCCGTTGCCGGGCTGCCGGGCGCGCTGTACCCGCGCCCGGACCGGGCGGCCGTGCTCGCGTCGTTCGCGCCGCACGTCGCGCGGTGCGCGGCCGAGACCGGGGACCCGGTCGCCGCGGGCGTCATGGCGCTCGCCGCACGACACGTCGCGGAGGCGGCGGCCGCCGTCCACCCGCGGGAGGGCGGCGGCGCCGTGGCCCTGACGGGGGGTCTGTGCCACCTGGGCGACCCCCTGCTCGTCCCCGTGCGGGCGGAGCTGGCGCGGCAGCTGCCCGGCACCCGCACCGTGCCGGCGGCGGGCGACCCGCTCTCCGGCGCGCTCGCCCTCGCCGGCTGGCTCGCCGAGGGCGCGGTGCCGCTCCCCCGCGAGCCGGGGCTGCTGGACACATACGGCGAGTGA
- a CDS encoding sirohydrochlorin chelatase, which yields MSSPTGPAGLPVRMPRPRQSGRHRRPEPLAAPEGAPALVLAVPGEPSTAVRALAEELVSIARSELPGLQAAIGFLDGDDTEYLSLTGVLKEAAALRVERYELARAAGREVDEPAGPAAVVVPLMVGPDEALTVRIRQAVVDSGAPAELTDVLGPHPLLAEALHVRLSEAGLARADRARLFTVATAADGIVLATTGGAEAVQAAGITGMLLAARLAVPVMAAALDEEGSVAAVAAQLRGSGSAQLALAPYLVGPELGAGLLEAAAGAADCPVAEPLGAYPAVGKLVLSQYMTMLGIAPQQAGTSVR from the coding sequence ATGAGCTCCCCCACTGGGCCCGCTGGCCTGCCTGTACGAATGCCACGCCCCCGTCAGTCCGGGCGGCACCGTCGCCCCGAACCCCTGGCGGCCCCCGAGGGCGCGCCCGCACTCGTCCTCGCCGTTCCCGGCGAGCCTTCCACCGCCGTGCGCGCGCTGGCGGAAGAGCTGGTGAGCATCGCCCGTTCCGAGCTGCCCGGCCTGCAGGCCGCGATCGGTTTCCTGGACGGGGACGACACCGAGTACCTCTCGCTGACGGGCGTTCTGAAGGAGGCCGCGGCGCTCCGCGTGGAGCGGTACGAGCTGGCCAGGGCCGCGGGCCGCGAGGTCGACGAGCCCGCCGGACCCGCCGCGGTCGTCGTGCCGCTGATGGTCGGCCCGGACGAGGCCCTGACGGTACGCATACGGCAGGCGGTCGTCGACAGCGGCGCCCCCGCCGAGCTGACGGACGTGCTCGGCCCGCACCCGCTGCTGGCCGAGGCGCTGCACGTGCGGCTCTCCGAGGCGGGGCTGGCCCGTGCGGACCGGGCGCGGCTCTTCACGGTCGCAACGGCCGCGGACGGCATCGTGCTGGCGACGACGGGCGGTGCCGAGGCGGTCCAGGCGGCCGGGATCACCGGCATGCTGCTGGCGGCCCGGCTCGCGGTGCCGGTGATGGCGGCGGCGCTGGACGAGGAGGGCTCGGTGGCGGCGGTCGCCGCGCAGCTGCGGGGCTCCGGCTCGGCGCAGCTCGCCCTGGCGCCGTACCTCGTCGGCCCCGAGCTGGGGGCCGGGCTGCTGGAGGCGGCGGCCGGCGCGGCGGACTGCCCGGTCGCCGAGCCGCTGGGCGCGTACCCGGCCGTCGGCAAGCTGGTGCTGTCGCAGTACATGACGATGCTCGGCATCGCGCCGCAGCAGGCCGGCACCTCCGTCCGCTGA